Proteins found in one Streptomyces sp. NBC_00461 genomic segment:
- the hemQ gene encoding hydrogen peroxide-dependent heme synthase, protein MSDDAPTTAPDRIANKGKLAKDLNEVIRYTLWSVFKLKDVLPEDRAGYADEVQELFDQLAAKDVTIRGTYDVSGLRADADLMIWWHAETSDQLQEAYNLFRRTRLGRALEPVWSNMALHRPAEFNRSHVPAFLADETPRNYISVYPFVRSYDWYLLPDEDRRRMLADHGKMARGFPDVRANTVASFSLGDYEWLLAFEADELYRIVDLMRHLRASEARMHVREEVPFYTGRRKSVAELVEGLA, encoded by the coding sequence ATGAGTGACGACGCCCCCACCACCGCCCCGGACCGCATCGCGAACAAGGGCAAGCTGGCCAAGGACCTCAACGAGGTCATCCGCTACACCCTGTGGTCCGTCTTCAAGCTGAAGGACGTGCTGCCCGAGGACCGCGCGGGCTACGCCGACGAGGTCCAGGAGCTGTTCGACCAGCTCGCCGCCAAGGACGTGACGATCCGCGGCACGTACGACGTGTCGGGCCTGCGCGCCGATGCCGACCTCATGATCTGGTGGCACGCGGAGACCAGCGACCAGCTGCAGGAGGCGTACAACCTCTTCCGGCGCACCAGGCTCGGGCGTGCCCTGGAGCCCGTCTGGTCGAACATGGCGCTGCACCGTCCCGCCGAGTTCAACCGCTCGCACGTCCCCGCGTTCCTCGCCGACGAGACGCCGCGCAACTACATCAGCGTGTACCCCTTCGTGCGCAGCTACGACTGGTACCTGCTGCCCGACGAGGACCGCCGCCGCATGCTCGCCGACCACGGCAAGATGGCCCGCGGCTTCCCGGACGTGCGCGCCAACACGGTCGCGTCGTTCTCGCTGGGCGACTACGAGTGGCTCCTGGCCTTCGAGGCCGACGAGCTGTACCGCATCGTCGACCTCATGCGCCACCTGCGCGCCTCCGAGGCCCGGATGCACGTCCGCGAGGAGGTCCCCTTCTACACCGGGCGCCGCAAGTCGGTGGCCGAGCTGGTCGAAGGCCTGGCCTGA
- a CDS encoding DUF3000 domain-containing protein: MAAAQGRLSDGADGMDDTKEGDRDGSSTPPVPFRAAVDALRTARLRPQIEVEATRAPQRLAPFAYALEATVVDGDQDLADGRLVLLHDPEGHDAWRGTFRLVTLVRAELEPEMAADPLLPDVCWSWLTGALSARGLSYGEASGTVTRASSHYFGGLSERPAASQIEIRASWTPREGLGGVPDTAAHLASWCDLLAQVAGLPPAGPGDASVVTLPQRRDPQSR; this comes from the coding sequence ATGGCTGCGGCTCAGGGACGACTGTCGGACGGCGCTGACGGAATGGACGACACCAAGGAGGGGGACCGGGATGGGAGCAGTACACCCCCGGTGCCCTTCCGGGCTGCCGTCGACGCGCTGAGGACCGCGCGGCTGCGGCCGCAGATCGAGGTCGAGGCGACCCGCGCACCGCAGCGGCTCGCCCCCTTCGCGTACGCGCTGGAGGCCACCGTCGTCGACGGCGACCAGGACCTGGCGGACGGCCGGCTGGTGCTGTTGCACGATCCGGAGGGGCACGACGCCTGGCGGGGCACCTTCCGGCTGGTCACGCTGGTGCGCGCGGAGCTGGAGCCGGAGATGGCCGCCGACCCGCTGCTGCCCGACGTGTGCTGGTCGTGGCTGACCGGCGCGCTCTCCGCGCGCGGGCTGTCGTACGGCGAAGCGAGCGGCACCGTCACCCGCGCGAGCTCGCACTACTTCGGCGGGCTGTCGGAGCGGCCGGCCGCGTCACAGATCGAGATCCGCGCCTCCTGGACGCCCCGTGAGGGCCTGGGCGGCGTCCCCGACACGGCCGCCCACCTTGCCTCCTGGTGCGATCTGCTGGCCCAGGTCGCCGGACTGCCGCCGGCCGGGCCGGGCGACGCGTCGGTCGTGACGCTGCCGCAGCGACGGGACCCGCAGTCGCGTTGA
- a CDS encoding DUF4349 domain-containing protein yields the protein MRARSSVRPVHALAGLLLATALALTGCSGANDSSAGGSSDGAAARSDAKGAAPGAAPGGEKDAGGAAASRAPKLTASHIIRTASLTVRVKDVPKALEDARTTTENAGGYVGNETTSRDEKGREHTRVVLRVPVDKYDEVLADLQGAGKLIDRTAKAEDVTDQVVDVDSRITSQRASVARVRELMDQATKLSDVVELEGELSNREADLEALLAQQASLKDRTSLATITLALSQTPVKTAATDDDPGFVDALAGGWDAFVTMLRWLAVALGAVLPFAAVAALIVLAWLRLVRPRLPRRPAPASAASTLGPLPTARPVPGTPGTREHDED from the coding sequence ATGCGCGCACGAAGCTCCGTACGACCTGTTCATGCCCTGGCCGGGCTGCTGCTGGCCACGGCGCTCGCGCTGACCGGATGCAGCGGCGCGAACGACTCCTCCGCGGGCGGCTCCTCCGACGGTGCCGCCGCACGGAGCGATGCGAAGGGCGCCGCGCCGGGCGCAGCGCCGGGCGGCGAGAAGGACGCGGGCGGCGCGGCGGCGAGCCGGGCGCCCAAGCTGACCGCGAGCCACATCATCCGCACCGCCTCGCTGACCGTGCGGGTCAAGGACGTGCCGAAGGCCCTCGAAGACGCCCGTACGACCACCGAGAACGCGGGTGGCTACGTCGGCAACGAGACCACCAGCCGGGACGAGAAGGGCCGCGAGCACACCCGGGTCGTGCTGCGCGTGCCGGTCGACAAGTACGACGAGGTCCTCGCCGACCTCCAGGGCGCGGGCAAGCTCATCGACCGCACCGCGAAGGCCGAGGACGTCACGGACCAGGTCGTCGACGTCGACAGCCGCATCACCTCGCAGCGGGCCAGCGTGGCCCGGGTGCGCGAACTGATGGACCAGGCCACCAAGTTGAGCGATGTGGTGGAGCTGGAGGGCGAGTTGAGCAACCGGGAGGCCGACCTGGAGGCGCTGCTCGCCCAGCAGGCGTCCCTGAAGGACCGCACGAGCCTCGCCACGATCACCCTGGCCCTTTCGCAGACGCCCGTGAAGACGGCGGCCACGGACGACGACCCCGGGTTCGTGGACGCGCTGGCAGGCGGCTGGGACGCGTTCGTGACGATGCTGCGCTGGCTCGCGGTGGCACTCGGGGCGGTGCTGCCGTTCGCCGCGGTGGCGGCCCTGATCGTGCTGGCGTGGCTGCGGCTCGTCCGGCCCCGGCTGCCGCGCCGCCCGGCCCCCGCGTCCGCGGCGAGCACCCTGGGCCCGCTGCCGACGGCCCGCCCGGTTCCCGGGACCCCGGGCACGCGGGAGCACGACGAGGACTGA
- the hemG gene encoding protoporphyrinogen oxidase has product MRESETRTGAGQVVVIGAGIAGLAAAHRLLQGGARVTVLEASDRVGGKLLPGEIAGARVDFGAESMLARRPEAVALAREVGLDERLQPPATATASIWTRGALRPMPKGHVMGVPGTAAALTGVLSDEGLARIERDAELPRTEVGDDVAVGEYVAARLGREVVDRLVEPLLGGVYAGDAYRISMRSAVPQLYQAAKTHDSLTQAVREIQAKAAAAQQTGPVFMGIQGGVGGLPLAVAESVRARGGEIVTRMPVTELRRADGEGWRVVAGDRVLYADAVVVAVPAPAAAALLHAEAPAAATELATVEYASMALVTLAYRRADATLPQGSGFLVPPVDGRTIKASTFASQKWGWIAEENPDVVVLRTSVGRYAETEILQRDDAGLVDVSRQDLKAATGLDATPLETRVTRWTDGLPQYPVGHHARVARIREHVAKLPGLAVCGAPYDGVGIPACIASAYAAVDQINGDLSRAQELTANPVQSLHGGAGE; this is encoded by the coding sequence ATGCGCGAATCGGAGACTCGTACGGGTGCGGGGCAGGTCGTCGTCATCGGAGCCGGGATCGCCGGACTGGCCGCGGCCCACCGGCTGTTGCAGGGCGGCGCCCGGGTGACCGTGCTGGAGGCGTCGGACCGGGTCGGCGGCAAGCTGCTGCCCGGCGAGATCGCGGGCGCGCGGGTGGACTTCGGTGCCGAGTCGATGCTGGCCCGCAGACCGGAAGCGGTGGCCCTCGCGCGCGAGGTGGGTCTCGACGAGCGCCTCCAGCCGCCGGCCACCGCGACGGCCTCGATCTGGACCCGCGGCGCCCTGCGCCCCATGCCCAAGGGCCACGTCATGGGTGTCCCGGGCACCGCGGCCGCCCTGACCGGCGTGCTGTCCGACGAGGGCCTGGCCCGCATCGAGCGCGACGCCGAACTGCCCCGCACCGAGGTCGGCGACGACGTGGCGGTCGGGGAGTACGTGGCGGCCCGGCTGGGGCGCGAGGTCGTCGACCGCCTGGTGGAACCCCTGCTCGGCGGGGTCTACGCCGGTGACGCGTACCGCATCTCGATGCGCTCGGCGGTCCCGCAGCTGTACCAGGCCGCGAAGACGCACGACTCGCTCACCCAGGCCGTCCGCGAGATCCAGGCCAAGGCGGCCGCGGCCCAGCAGACCGGCCCGGTCTTCATGGGCATCCAGGGCGGCGTGGGCGGCCTGCCGCTCGCGGTGGCGGAGTCGGTGCGGGCGCGCGGCGGCGAGATCGTCACACGGATGCCCGTGACGGAGCTGCGCCGGGCGGACGGCGAGGGCTGGCGCGTGGTCGCCGGTGACCGTGTGCTGTACGCCGACGCGGTCGTCGTCGCCGTCCCCGCCCCGGCCGCCGCGGCGCTCCTGCACGCCGAGGCCCCGGCCGCCGCGACCGAACTCGCCACCGTCGAGTACGCGTCCATGGCCCTGGTCACCCTCGCCTACCGCCGCGCCGACGCCACGCTCCCCCAGGGCAGCGGCTTCCTCGTGCCGCCGGTCGACGGACGCACCATCAAGGCCTCCACGTTCGCCTCCCAGAAGTGGGGCTGGATCGCCGAGGAGAACCCGGACGTGGTCGTCCTGCGCACGTCCGTGGGCCGGTACGCCGAGACCGAGATCCTCCAGCGCGACGACGCCGGCCTCGTGGACGTCTCGCGCCAGGACCTCAAGGCGGCGACCGGCCTCGATGCCACCCCCCTCGAAACCCGTGTCACCCGCTGGACCGACGGCCTGCCCCAGTACCCCGTCGGCCACCACGCGCGCGTGGCCCGCATCCGCGAGCACGTCGCCAAGCTGCCGGGCCTCGCCGTGTGCGGCGCGCCGTACGACGGCGTCGGCATCCCGGCCTGTATCGCGAGCGCGTACGCGGCGGTGGACCAGATCAACGGCGACCTGAGCCGTGCGCAGGAGCTCACCGCCAACCCGGTGCAGAGCCTGCACGGCGGAGCGGGAGAATAG
- a CDS encoding ribonuclease D — MTDAQETAADSSLRTTGGAPPEDGGTSVTGAPNPEPGQEPGQEPIPLLEPREGVPPVIADADALAEAVAAFAAGSGPVAVDAERASGYRYGQRAYLVQLRREGAGTALIDPVACPDLSALGEALSGVEWVLHAATQDLPCLREIGMVPTRLFDTELAGRLAGFPRVGLGAMVEGVLGFVLEKGHSAVDWSTRPLPDPWLRYAALDVELLVDLRDALEKELDRQGKLDWARQEFDAIASAPPPEPRKDPWRRTSGMHKVRRRRQLAVVRELWQTRDRIAQRRDVSPGKVLSDAAIVEAALALPADVQALAASNGFGHRMGRRQLEQWQAAVDRAKALPEVQLPAPGQPVTGPPPPRAWADKDPAAAARLSAARAAVSALAEQLNMPQENLITPDTVRRVCWEPPKVVDAETVGAALAGYGARPWQVEQVTPVLVAALSA; from the coding sequence GTGACCGACGCCCAAGAGACCGCAGCAGACAGCTCACTGCGAACCACCGGAGGCGCCCCTCCGGAAGACGGCGGAACATCTGTTACGGGGGCGCCGAATCCAGAGCCGGGCCAGGAACCGGGCCAGGAGCCGATTCCCTTGCTCGAACCGCGCGAGGGCGTTCCGCCCGTGATCGCCGACGCGGACGCGCTCGCCGAGGCGGTCGCCGCCTTCGCGGCCGGTTCCGGCCCTGTCGCCGTCGACGCCGAGCGCGCCTCCGGCTACCGCTACGGCCAGCGCGCCTACCTCGTCCAGCTGCGCCGCGAGGGCGCGGGGACCGCGCTGATCGACCCCGTGGCCTGCCCCGACCTGTCGGCGCTCGGTGAGGCGCTCTCGGGCGTCGAATGGGTGCTGCACGCGGCCACCCAGGACCTGCCCTGTCTGCGCGAGATAGGCATGGTGCCGACGCGGCTGTTCGACACCGAACTCGCCGGCCGTCTCGCCGGGTTCCCCAGGGTCGGCCTCGGCGCCATGGTCGAGGGCGTCCTCGGCTTCGTACTCGAGAAGGGGCACTCCGCCGTCGACTGGTCGACCCGTCCGCTGCCCGATCCGTGGCTGCGGTACGCGGCGCTGGACGTCGAGCTGCTCGTCGATCTGCGCGACGCGCTGGAGAAGGAGCTGGACCGGCAGGGCAAGCTCGACTGGGCCCGGCAGGAGTTCGACGCGATCGCCTCGGCGCCGCCGCCGGAGCCCCGCAAGGATCCGTGGCGGCGCACGTCCGGCATGCACAAGGTGCGGCGGCGTCGGCAGCTCGCCGTGGTGCGGGAGCTGTGGCAGACGCGGGACCGGATCGCCCAGCGGCGGGACGTGTCACCGGGCAAGGTGCTCAGTGACGCCGCCATCGTGGAGGCGGCGCTCGCGCTCCCGGCCGACGTGCAGGCGCTGGCCGCCTCGAACGGGTTCGGGCATCGCATGGGGCGGCGGCAGCTGGAGCAGTGGCAGGCCGCCGTCGATCGCGCGAAGGCCCTGCCGGAGGTGCAGTTGCCGGCACCGGGGCAGCCGGTGACGGGGCCTCCGCCGCCGCGTGCCTGGGCCGACAAGGACCCTGCGGCAGCGGCCCGTCTCTCGGCGGCGCGGGCGGCCGTGTCCGCGTTGGCCGAGCAGCTGAACATGCCCCAGGAGAACCTGATCACGCCGGACACCGTGCGGCGCGTGTGCTGGGAACCGCCGAAGGTCGTCGACGCGGAGACGGTCGGGGCGGCACTGGCGGGTTACGGGGCCCGGCCGTGGCAGGTCGAGCAGGTGACGCCCGTACTGGTGGCCGCGCTGTCCGCGTAG
- a CDS encoding alpha/beta hydrolase: MRAAALYSAAGSLLLTALTAAPAGSTPVAPDGAEQQGTVVAAARAKASGIDFGTCADAKDMPGSLQCGTVSVPLDYAQPGGRQIKLTVTRVKATHKDPHNSKRHVPRQGALVYNPGGPGGDGQYFPLVGLIPQWKRIAAAYDLIGYSPRGVGRSAPLSCEDPKRFFKAPSQAPTYPSESYKQERIAQAKAYAQGCAKRSGSGLQYFNSLNNARDLDVLRAALGEERITFMGASYGTYFGAVYATMFPSHVRRMVFDSAVDPAPDQIWYRNNLIQSAAFESRWADFRNWIARHHDVYGLGKTAAAVQHSYTKASAQLAAEPAGGKVGPAELQASFLQAGYYDDYWPTRAKALSAYLKGDPKPLIDQAGPATEAAAESENSNAVYTAVECNDAPWPTDWKIWDRDNTRLSRVAPFETWDNAWMNLPCAFWPAPQQQPLDVRTGPGELPPTLILAAERDAATPYAGAEEMHRRLSGSTLVTERDSGTHGVAGGPNRCINGYLDAYLLEGRLPEQSASCAPHPEPKPAAPGDRSHPTPAKESLKGKAARR; the protein is encoded by the coding sequence ATGAGAGCTGCCGCCCTCTACTCGGCCGCCGGATCCTTGCTCCTGACCGCCCTCACCGCCGCGCCGGCCGGCAGTACGCCCGTCGCACCCGACGGGGCCGAGCAGCAGGGCACCGTGGTGGCCGCCGCACGGGCCAAGGCCTCCGGCATCGACTTCGGCACGTGTGCCGACGCGAAGGACATGCCCGGCAGCCTGCAGTGCGGCACGGTGTCCGTTCCGCTGGACTACGCACAGCCCGGTGGCCGGCAGATCAAGCTGACCGTCACCCGGGTGAAGGCCACGCACAAGGACCCGCACAACAGCAAGCGCCATGTGCCCCGGCAGGGCGCGCTGGTCTACAACCCCGGCGGGCCGGGCGGCGACGGCCAGTACTTCCCGCTCGTCGGCCTGATCCCTCAGTGGAAGCGCATCGCGGCGGCCTACGACCTGATCGGCTACTCCCCGCGCGGCGTCGGCCGGTCCGCGCCCCTGTCCTGCGAGGACCCCAAGCGCTTCTTCAAGGCGCCCTCGCAGGCTCCGACGTATCCCTCGGAGTCGTACAAGCAGGAGCGCATCGCGCAGGCGAAGGCCTACGCGCAGGGCTGCGCCAAGCGGTCGGGCAGCGGGCTCCAGTACTTCAACTCGCTCAACAACGCCCGTGACCTGGACGTCCTGCGGGCGGCGCTCGGCGAGGAACGGATCACGTTCATGGGCGCGTCGTACGGCACCTACTTCGGCGCGGTGTACGCGACGATGTTCCCCTCGCACGTACGGCGGATGGTGTTCGACTCGGCGGTGGACCCGGCTCCCGACCAGATCTGGTACCGCAACAACCTCATCCAGTCGGCCGCGTTCGAGAGCCGCTGGGCGGACTTCAGGAACTGGATCGCACGGCACCACGACGTGTACGGGCTGGGGAAGACGGCCGCCGCGGTCCAGCACAGCTACACCAAGGCGAGCGCGCAGCTGGCCGCCGAGCCGGCGGGCGGCAAGGTGGGGCCGGCGGAGCTGCAGGCCTCGTTCCTGCAGGCCGGGTACTACGACGACTACTGGCCGACGCGCGCGAAGGCGCTGTCCGCCTATCTGAAGGGCGACCCGAAGCCGCTGATCGACCAGGCGGGGCCCGCCACGGAGGCGGCGGCCGAGTCGGAGAACTCCAACGCGGTCTACACGGCCGTCGAGTGCAACGACGCGCCCTGGCCGACGGACTGGAAAATCTGGGACCGGGACAACACGCGTCTGTCGCGCGTCGCGCCGTTCGAGACCTGGGACAACGCGTGGATGAACCTGCCGTGCGCCTTCTGGCCCGCGCCCCAGCAGCAGCCCCTGGACGTGCGGACCGGGCCGGGTGAGCTGCCGCCGACGCTGATCCTGGCCGCCGAGCGGGACGCGGCGACGCCGTACGCCGGGGCCGAGGAGATGCACCGGCGGCTGTCCGGCTCGACCCTGGTGACCGAGCGGGACTCGGGCACGCACGGTGTCGCGGGCGGCCCGAACCGCTGCATCAACGGCTACCTGGACGCGTACCTGCTGGAGGGCCGTCTGCCCGAGCAGAGCGCGTCCTGCGCCCCGCACCCGGAGCCGAAGCCGGCCGCGCCGGGCGACCGCTCCCACCCGACGCCCGCCAAGGAGTCGCTGAAGGGGAAGGCCGCCCGCCGCTGA
- a CDS encoding response regulator transcription factor, protein MSVLLEQPASLVAYRPNKPTAMVVVADPRVRSTVTRHLWALGVRDVIEASSIAEARPRIGNPRDICVADVHLPDGSGLTILSETRAAGWPNGLALSAADDIGAVRNALAGGVKGYVVTGTRTNVGLPTRPGAAPIGSAAARMHRRPPGAPSHPGGYRELSGREVEVLRLVAEGQSNKAIGVSMGLSALTVKSHLARIARKLGTGDRAGMVAVALRTGIIH, encoded by the coding sequence GTGTCCGTTCTCCTTGAGCAGCCCGCAAGCCTGGTCGCCTACCGCCCGAACAAGCCGACCGCAATGGTGGTCGTGGCCGACCCGCGCGTCCGCTCCACCGTCACCCGCCATCTGTGGGCGCTCGGTGTGCGCGACGTCATCGAGGCCTCGTCCATCGCGGAGGCTCGTCCCCGCATCGGCAACCCCCGCGACATCTGCGTCGCCGACGTCCATCTCCCCGACGGATCCGGCCTCACCATCCTCTCCGAGACCCGCGCGGCGGGCTGGCCCAACGGCCTGGCCCTGTCCGCCGCCGACGACATCGGCGCCGTACGCAACGCCCTCGCGGGCGGCGTCAAGGGCTACGTCGTCACCGGCACCCGTACGAACGTCGGGCTCCCCACCCGGCCGGGCGCCGCGCCCATCGGATCCGCCGCCGCCCGTATGCACCGCCGCCCCCCGGGTGCCCCGAGTCACCCGGGTGGCTACCGCGAGCTCTCCGGCCGCGAGGTCGAGGTGCTGCGACTGGTCGCGGAGGGCCAGTCGAACAAAGCGATCGGTGTCTCCATGGGCCTGTCCGCGCTGACCGTCAAGAGCCACCTCGCCCGCATCGCCCGCAAGCTCGGCACGGGCGACCGCGCCGGGATGGTCGCGGTGGCCCTCCGGACCGGCATCATCCACTGA
- a CDS encoding rhomboid family intramembrane serine protease has translation MVIPVHDVNPVRRTPWVTYALIAANVLVFLYTPGLAGSVAGDSSLSQMCHLQAFLDHYAAVPQELIHHQMPRVVPTGEIGRATNGALGCVVAPPGYDKSPALSVVTAMFLHGGWLHLLGNMLFLLIFGNNVEDRMGHIRYALFYVVCGYAASYGFALVNADSSDPLIGASGAIAGVLGAYLVLYPKARVWVLVPFLIFLPLRLPAWLVLGFWFVLQAVYSSGEGVSTAGTVAYAAHVVGFLVGMLLAWPLKPGTPPPPEPRGLLFGRRARPRHTW, from the coding sequence GTGGTCATCCCCGTCCATGACGTGAACCCGGTGCGCCGCACCCCCTGGGTGACGTACGCGCTGATCGCCGCGAACGTCCTCGTCTTCCTGTACACGCCCGGCCTCGCCGGTTCCGTGGCGGGCGACAGCAGCCTGTCGCAGATGTGCCATCTGCAGGCGTTCCTGGACCACTACGCGGCGGTACCACAGGAGTTGATCCACCATCAGATGCCGCGTGTGGTCCCCACGGGCGAGATCGGCAGGGCGACGAACGGCGCACTGGGCTGCGTGGTGGCCCCACCGGGCTACGACAAGTCCCCGGCGCTGTCCGTCGTCACCGCCATGTTCCTGCACGGCGGCTGGCTGCACCTGCTCGGCAACATGCTCTTCCTGCTGATCTTCGGCAACAACGTCGAGGACCGCATGGGGCACATCAGGTACGCGCTGTTCTACGTCGTCTGCGGCTACGCGGCGTCGTACGGCTTCGCGCTCGTCAACGCCGACTCCAGTGACCCGCTGATCGGCGCATCCGGGGCTATCGCCGGTGTCCTGGGCGCCTATCTGGTGCTGTATCCGAAGGCCAGGGTCTGGGTCCTCGTGCCGTTCCTGATCTTCCTGCCACTGAGACTGCCGGCCTGGCTGGTGCTGGGCTTCTGGTTCGTGCTCCAGGCGGTCTACTCGTCGGGCGAGGGCGTCTCCACCGCCGGGACGGTGGCGTACGCGGCGCACGTCGTCGGCTTCCTGGTCGGCATGCTCCTCGCCTGGCCGCTCAAGCCGGGCACACCCCCGCCGCCGGAACCGCGCGGCCTGCTGTTCGGCAGGAGGGCACGGCCCCGGCACACCTGGTGA
- a CDS encoding FAD-dependent oxidoreductase: MNMSAGRERLVVIGGDAAGMSAASQARRMKGPDELEIVAFERGRFASFSACGIPYWVGGDVDERDRLIARTPEEHRARDIDLRMRTEVTEIDVAGSRVRARDLDSGAEAWTSYDKLVIATGAHPIRPDMPGADAPGVHGVQTLDDGQALIDSLTRTRGRRVVVVGAGYIGVEMAEALINRGYEVTVVNRGSEPMSTLDPDMGRLVHVAMEGMGITMVNDAEVTKVHTGEDGRVRAVSTEDAEYPADVVVLGIGVRPGTALAEAAGLPLGHHRGLLTDLAMRVRGHENIWAGGDCVEVLDLVSGQERHIALGTHANKHGQVIGTNAGGGYATFPGVVGTAVSKVCDLEIARTGLREKDARRAGLQFETVTVESTSRAGYYPNASLMTVKMLAERRTGRLLGVQIVGREGAGKRVDIAAVALTARMTVEQMTALDLGYAPPFSPVWDPILLAARKATKAVAQGR, from the coding sequence ATGAACATGAGCGCTGGGCGGGAACGACTGGTCGTGATCGGCGGCGATGCCGCGGGGATGTCCGCGGCATCGCAGGCTCGCCGTATGAAGGGTCCGGACGAGCTGGAGATCGTGGCGTTCGAGCGCGGCCGATTCGCCTCCTTCTCCGCGTGCGGCATCCCGTACTGGGTGGGCGGGGACGTCGACGAGCGGGACCGGTTGATCGCCCGTACGCCCGAGGAGCACCGCGCGCGGGACATCGATCTGCGCATGCGGACGGAGGTCACGGAGATCGACGTGGCGGGCAGCCGGGTACGCGCGCGTGACCTCGATTCGGGTGCCGAGGCGTGGACGTCGTACGACAAACTCGTGATCGCCACCGGGGCCCACCCGATCCGCCCGGACATGCCCGGCGCCGACGCACCCGGTGTGCACGGAGTGCAGACGCTGGACGACGGGCAGGCGCTCATCGACTCGCTCACGCGCACGCGTGGCCGTCGCGTGGTGGTCGTGGGGGCGGGCTACATCGGCGTGGAGATGGCCGAGGCGCTGATCAACCGCGGTTACGAGGTGACGGTCGTCAACCGCGGCAGCGAACCGATGTCCACGCTCGATCCGGACATGGGCCGTCTGGTGCACGTGGCCATGGAGGGCATGGGCATCACCATGGTCAACGACGCCGAGGTGACCAAGGTGCACACCGGCGAGGACGGCCGGGTGCGTGCGGTGTCCACCGAGGACGCCGAGTACCCCGCGGACGTGGTGGTCCTGGGCATCGGTGTACGCCCCGGGACCGCCCTCGCCGAGGCCGCCGGGCTGCCCCTCGGCCACCACCGCGGTCTCCTCACCGACCTCGCCATGCGGGTGCGCGGGCACGAGAACATCTGGGCAGGCGGCGACTGCGTCGAGGTCCTCGACCTGGTCTCCGGGCAGGAGCGCCACATAGCGCTCGGCACCCACGCCAACAAGCACGGCCAGGTCATCGGCACCAATGCGGGAGGCGGTTACGCCACCTTCCCCGGCGTCGTCGGGACCGCGGTGTCCAAGGTCTGCGACCTGGAGATCGCCCGCACGGGCCTGCGCGAGAAGGACGCGCGCAGGGCCGGATTGCAGTTCGAGACGGTCACCGTCGAGTCGACGAGCCGAGCGGGCTACTACCCGAACGCCTCCCTCATGACGGTGAAGATGCTCGCCGAGCGGCGGACGGGCCGCCTGCTCGGCGTGCAGATCGTCGGCAGGGAGGGCGCGGGCAAGCGCGTCGACATCGCGGCGGTGGCCCTCACCGCCCGTATGACGGTGGAACAGATGACAGCCCTGGACCTGGGCTACGCCCCACCCTTCAGCCCCGTCTGGGACCCAATACTGCTCGCCGCCCGCAAAGCGACAAAGGCGGTGGCGCAGGGGCGTTAG
- the hemE gene encoding uroporphyrinogen decarboxylase, with product MSANESPAGQAQTPTTATPDAVRESAFLKACRREPVPHTPVWFMRQAGRSLPEYRKVREGIPMLESCTRPELVTEITLQPVRRHGVDAAIYYSDIVVPLKAIGIDLDIKPGVGPVVEHPIRTRADLAQLRDLTPEDVSYVSEAIGLLTRELGSTPLIGFAGAPFTLASYLVEGGPSRTYENAKAMMYGDPELWADLLDRLAEITAAFLKVQIEAGASAVQLFDSWAGALAPVDYRRSVLPASTKVFEAVAGYGVPRIHFGVGTGELLGLMGEAGADVVGVDWRVPLDEAARRVGPGKAFQGNLDPTVLFASKEAVEAKTREVLDSAAGLEGHVFNLGHGVMPTTDPDALTRLVEYVHAQTAR from the coding sequence GTGAGTGCGAACGAGAGCCCTGCGGGCCAGGCCCAGACGCCGACGACAGCAACGCCCGACGCGGTCAGGGAATCCGCCTTCCTGAAGGCGTGCAGGCGCGAGCCCGTGCCGCACACGCCGGTGTGGTTCATGCGGCAGGCCGGGCGTTCGCTGCCCGAGTACCGCAAGGTGCGCGAGGGCATCCCGATGCTCGAGTCCTGCACGCGCCCGGAACTCGTCACCGAGATCACCCTCCAGCCAGTGCGCCGGCACGGCGTGGACGCGGCGATCTACTACAGCGACATCGTCGTCCCGCTCAAGGCCATCGGCATCGACCTCGACATCAAGCCCGGCGTCGGCCCGGTCGTCGAGCATCCCATCCGCACCCGCGCCGACCTGGCCCAGCTGCGCGACCTCACCCCCGAGGACGTCTCGTACGTCAGCGAGGCGATCGGCCTGCTGACGCGCGAGCTCGGCTCGACCCCGCTGATCGGTTTCGCGGGCGCGCCTTTCACCCTCGCGAGCTACCTCGTCGAGGGCGGCCCCTCGCGCACGTACGAGAACGCCAAGGCGATGATGTACGGCGACCCCGAGCTCTGGGCCGACCTGCTCGACCGCCTCGCGGAGATCACGGCCGCGTTCCTGAAGGTGCAGATCGAGGCGGGTGCCTCCGCGGTCCAGCTGTTCGACTCGTGGGCCGGCGCCCTCGCCCCGGTCGACTACCGCCGCTCCGTGCTGCCCGCCTCCACCAAGGTCTTCGAGGCCGTGGCCGGCTACGGCGTCCCGCGCATCCACTTCGGCGTCGGCACGGGCGAACTGCTCGGCCTCATGGGCGAGGCCGGTGCGGACGTCGTGGGCGTCGACTGGCGTGTCCCGCTCGACGAGGCCGCCCGCCGGGTCGGCCCCGGCAAGGCGTTCCAGGGCAACCTCGACCCGACGGTCCTGTTCGCCTCCAAGGAGGCCGTCGAGGCCAAGACCCGCGAGGTCCTCGACTCCGCCGCCGGCCTGGAGGGCCACGTGTTCAACCTCGGCCACGGCGTCATGCCGACCACCGACCCGGACGCGCTGACCCGGCTCGTGGAGTACGTCCACGCGCAGACCGCCCGCTGA